One region of Solanum pennellii chromosome 6, SPENNV200 genomic DNA includes:
- the LOC107021780 gene encoding uncharacterized protein LOC107021780 encodes MRSNERRSPVVVDGDGGGGNWLNRGDGVGSGGCYSHESEPDLAAMVSDFLESSSAGAESRCSSDNDSGYSDLALLADTISLYKNSVDRYESDLTMVVHSLILSMSESFHIGKPETCNASCIRSYLVKLLQSCGFNADMCATKWQGCGKIPGGEHEYIEVISHGNDGCSERYIIDLDFRSHFEIARAVKSYNVVLSCLPPVYVGTVTKLKLYLQAMVEAAKCSLKQNSMPLPPWRSLAYLEAKWESSHKVANVQVQSSVSSSNSSHRHCTELLWRIKSCIGSEIKAKGFLVLKNCRKRQGLKIESSHSSPVTP; translated from the exons ATGAGGAGCAACGAACGTCGTTCTCCGGTGGTCGTCGATGGTGATGGCGGAGGAGGAAATTGGCTGAATAGAGGCGACGGTGTTGGAAGCGGCGGCTGTTATAGTCATGAGAGCGAACCTGACTTGGCTGCTATGGTCAGTGACTTTCTGGAAAGTAGTAGCGCCGGTGCTGAGTCTAGGTGTAGCAGTGATAATGATTCCGGTTACTCCGATCTCGCTCTTCTTGCTGATACGATTTCG CTGTACAAGAACTCAGTGGATCGGTATGAAAGTGATCTAACAATGGTGGTTCATTCCCTTATTCTTTCAATGAGCGAATCTTTTCATATTGGCAAGCCTGAAACATGCAATGCAAGCTGCATCAGATCTTATCTAGTGAAGCTCCTCCAGTCTTGCGGTTTTAATGCAGATATGTGTGCAACCAAGTGGCAAGGTTGTGGAAAAATTCCTGGAG GTGAACACGAGTACATTGAGGTTATCTCCCATGGAAATGATGGATGCTCCGAAAGGTATATCATTGATCTTGACTTCCGGAGCCACTTTGAAATTGCAAGAGCAGTCAAATCGTACAATGTGGTCTTGAGTTGTCTTCCACCAGTTTATGTTGGCACAGTAACAAAACTTAAGCTGTATCTTCAGGCTATGGTAGAAGCAGCTAAATGTTCACTCAAACAGAATTCCATGCCTCTTCCTCCATGGCGATCCCTTGCCTATCTAGAAGCCAAGTGGGAATCCAGTCACAAAGTAGCCAATGTTCAGGTTCAGAGCAGCGTCAGCTCCTCTAATTCCTCTCATCGGCATTGTACTGAGCTGTTGTGGAGGATAAAATCCTGTATTGGATCTGAAATCAAAGCCAAAGGATTCTTGGTACTTAAGAACTGTAGAAAGAGGCAGGGACTAAAGATCGAATCGAGTCATTCTTCCCCAGTGACTCCATGA